One window of Solwaraspora sp. WMMA2056 genomic DNA carries:
- a CDS encoding 2OG-Fe(II) oxygenase yields the protein METAVILDSPTLDTATLDALTSGAALIARVRGYTPAQVCADVVPALLDHLDRAAGTTSRIYRSNVGTFSEAQKDAEALAHYRSRAADTLRAVRASCAPYASPVDRLRCELDESWPAGSQLLRHGGTPLVFGMLRVWQDGAHALPHMDILARAAPRVPGAHRFTGQLGVNLFLQAPAGQDDGLLQLWDVDPYTVDRTDHGVAGTYGYRRDLLGEPAVSLAPRTGDLVLLRSDRVHAVTPTHHGRRVTLSGFIGYADPADPLRLWS from the coding sequence ATGGAGACGGCCGTGATCCTGGACTCCCCCACCCTGGACACCGCTACCCTCGACGCACTGACCAGCGGGGCAGCCCTGATCGCCCGGGTGCGCGGCTACACTCCGGCGCAGGTCTGCGCCGACGTCGTCCCCGCGCTGCTGGACCACCTGGACCGGGCCGCCGGCACCACCAGCCGCATCTACCGCAGCAACGTCGGCACCTTCAGCGAAGCCCAGAAGGACGCCGAAGCTCTGGCCCACTACCGGTCCCGCGCCGCCGACACGTTGCGCGCCGTCCGGGCCAGCTGCGCCCCGTACGCCTCCCCCGTCGACCGGCTCCGCTGCGAACTGGACGAGAGCTGGCCGGCCGGCAGCCAACTGCTGCGCCACGGCGGCACCCCGCTGGTCTTCGGGATGCTGCGGGTCTGGCAGGACGGCGCACATGCCCTGCCGCACATGGACATCCTGGCCCGGGCCGCGCCCCGGGTGCCCGGGGCCCACCGCTTCACCGGCCAGCTCGGCGTCAACCTCTTCCTGCAGGCACCAGCCGGCCAGGACGACGGCCTGCTGCAGCTGTGGGACGTCGACCCGTACACGGTCGACCGGACCGACCACGGCGTCGCCGGCACCTACGGCTACCGCCGCGACCTGCTGGGTGAACCGGCGGTGTCCCTGGCACCGCGCACCGGCGACCTGGTGCTGCTGCGCAGCGACCGGGTGCACGCCGTCACCCCCACCCACCACGGCCGCCGCGTCACGCTGTCCGGCTTCATCGGGTACGCCGACCCGGCTGACCCGCTGCGCCTGTGGAGCTGA
- a CDS encoding aldolase/citrate lyase family protein, giving the protein MTLSALPNRLATAPPLIGTLVTMENPEAAEALAISGMHWLFVDAEHSPTLDTRAIQRIAQAVAGRAYVIARIPVAGEGWIARILDSGADGVIVPHVRSADDARRWVRAAKYPPLGTRGVGIARAHGYGMDLAGYLSRANDATALILQIEDAEAVRHIDDIVAVPGYDAVFIGPYDLSGSLGRLGKVDDPAVRAAVQQVRAACGAAKVPFGIFSGTADAAADELAHGASFVAIGSDIGLMAGTARATLDSLHRKWQPDDHP; this is encoded by the coding sequence ATGACGCTGTCCGCACTGCCGAACCGGCTCGCCACCGCACCACCACTGATCGGCACCCTGGTAACGATGGAAAATCCAGAAGCCGCCGAAGCACTCGCCATCAGCGGAATGCACTGGCTGTTCGTCGACGCCGAACACTCCCCCACCCTGGACACCAGGGCGATTCAACGGATCGCCCAGGCGGTCGCCGGACGTGCGTACGTTATCGCCCGGATCCCGGTCGCCGGCGAAGGCTGGATCGCCCGGATCCTCGACAGCGGCGCCGACGGCGTCATCGTGCCGCACGTACGCTCCGCCGACGACGCCCGCCGCTGGGTCCGGGCCGCGAAGTACCCGCCGTTGGGCACCCGCGGCGTCGGCATCGCCCGCGCCCACGGCTACGGCATGGACCTGGCCGGCTACCTGTCCCGCGCCAACGACGCCACCGCGCTGATCCTGCAGATCGAGGACGCCGAGGCGGTCCGCCACATCGACGACATCGTCGCCGTACCCGGCTACGACGCCGTCTTCATCGGCCCGTACGACCTGTCCGGCAGCCTGGGCCGGCTCGGCAAGGTCGACGACCCGGCGGTCCGTGCCGCCGTACAGCAGGTCCGCGCCGCCTGCGGTGCTGCGAAGGTGCCGTTCGGCATCTTCTCCGGCACCGCCGACGCCGCCGCCGACGAACTGGCGCACGGTGCCAGCTTCGTCGCCATCGGCTCCGACATCGGCCTGATGGCCGGCACCGCCCGCGCCACCCTGGACAGCCTGCACCGCAAGTGGCAACCGGACGACCACCCGTGA